Within the Enoplosus armatus isolate fEnoArm2 chromosome 9, fEnoArm2.hap1, whole genome shotgun sequence genome, the region CCTCCACCTGGTGTAATACATATATCAATACTTGATCAATACTAAAGCCTTTCTGCTGAATATTTCAGACCCTACTCACAAATAACATGTAAACCTAAGAATGAATTAAGAAGACATGCAACAAAACTAAATTTGAATTAGTTGCATGTACATTACTCGTACCATTATTGAACATGTGCAGTAGACCAGATATCCTCCTGTAGGGGACTCAGCATTGACAGAGTCGATGGCAGATAGAATCAGTTCTTTCTGCAAGTGAGCAGAGCGAAGGATGTCTGCCTCGTCCTATCAGGAAATAGGAGAGTGGAAGGGAAAAAAGTATTAAACACTATTTAAAACCAAAAGTATGTATCTATATGATTGTTTAAATGAACAGCAAATGGTGTTTTACCTTACTGGTCTTCACAGCTGGATCTTTAGCAATGACCCCTGTGCCTGAGCATGGAGCATCAAGCAGCACTCTATCAAACCCACCCATTACCTGGAGGCAACATTTTCCACAAGTCAGTACACTATATAAACCTGTAGAATAAATGTAAACCACAGAGATAATGTTCTTCTACTGATGTATGAACGTTACCTTCGGGAACTGCCTTCCATCGTAGTTGCAGACAACAGTGTTGGTGACCCCCAGACGGTGGATGTTGCCCACCACACTCTTCAATCTTTCTGCGTTGGCATCATTAGCCACGATCACGCCTGTGTTTCTCATCAGCTGAGCTAAGGGTGGAATGTTCACATATACCGTTAATTGCATTTAATTAGCAACATTCACTGGTTTTCTCTAATGTAataatttgatgcttttcttcatcatatatgatagtaaacagaatatctttgggttttggaccgttGTTTGGATAAAATAAGGAATTTAAATACGTCATGTTGGGCTCTGGTAAATTATAATGGccatttttcaaatgtttctgacattttacagacaaacgttagttgcagccctagacaACATTACAGTTTGAAACACCacatgaaaatgacaaagtgTTACACTTTGTGTAATTAACAGCACATCTTACCAATATAGGTGGTCTTGCCTCCTGGAGCTGAGCTCATGTCCAACACTAACTCTCCCTCCTGTGGAGAGAGCGCCATGACTGGCAGAAAACTGGAGGCTCCTTGCAGCATGTACTGACCAGACAGATACTCTGGGGTTGCACCTGTTTTAAAACATGGAAAGAATTACAGTTAAAGCTTGTGTGGCTACAGACGGCATCAGATATTGTACAATAAAGATCTTTAATCGCTCAAGTCAGAGCGCTGACATGGATGCACTGAAACTTACCTACAGGTACTGAGGAGTCATAGATGACCAAACCTACTTTAGACCATTTCCCCAGTGGATCAAGGTTCACTCCTCTGTTGATCAAGGCCTAAACGAGGAAAACACAGACCACTGAGTTCAACATACGAGCAGCATATGACACTAAACAATACCAGTCAAGTAATTTAATGAGGAGgttctctttgtgttcagtggAGGTTTCTGGGTCAATGACATAATCAAAACTAGAGCCAAACATGTGTATCTTTTAATGTGGATATTCTTCTATTGAGTCAATTTACATTCATGacataaatgtagttttattttctgcatttactCATTTGTTAAATCCTGTAAACAATTATATTACTACTTCATTTTTGCTATTTAGTGAGTTGAAACATTATGAAGCATATTATgaattttgacatttgaaaatattgttatCTGCTATTTTATCCATCTCTCCCACCCCGAGCAGTTACCTGTGCAAGATCCCGCCTccttgttttcagtgtgttggTCCGAATAGTGACGGGTCTCTGAATTTCATTGGCCTCAAGGAAATCAACCAGCTgtaagcaagaaagaaaaaaaaaataacattcatatgttttcatttaactcAACACACAATCTCTATCAGGTCATTCATTGTATCTCTATCattgtatgggggggggggggggggggggggtaacatcATCCACCTCTGAAAGAGGGAAGAGGTCCATTAATTTCTCAATGAGGAAGACATTGTAGCTGTAGTAGGTGCAGAGATCCTTCTTCAGAAGAGAGATgtactctgctctctctttcccctcctccctttttgTTGAGAAATTACAAAGGACATCAATGTTGTCCTTTATTCTTTGATGGATCGTCTTCAGGTCTAGAGGCAGGACACCTAAAAATGCAGATAAGAAAAGGATTTAGACTTCTTGCAAAACAATTCAATTTGCTACTTTAAAAAGAGAGGAATCTtattgtgggaaaaaaaactgtacgTCACTCACCTTCCTTCGCACTTTCCTCTGCCCCAGGTAGCCTAAACTGATCCATTTCATCTATGTTGGTTTGTACTGTGTCTTCCTCATCCATGTCAGCATCTGATTTCTtttcgtcttcatcatcattctcatcatcatcatcgccatcgtcttcctcatcatcatcatcatcttcatcactccCTAGACCCATGGTTTCCTTCAGCTTTTTCGCTTTCTTGGCTGCACGTTCGATGGGAAGAAGCTACAACCAAGGAAAGTGGTCATTAAATTATACCAACTATATATTTAACACATTAACCAGCCGTAAACTTTGAAAGATGGGAAGAAATTTGGAATCTCTGTAATAAAATCAGAGATTGTATGTGCACATTTCAACATCTGAATCACAATTTCAGTCAAATTTCCAGtcttaaatacagaaaagacaagaaaaagaaaaaggagctAAGAAAAAGTTATAGTAGAACCATTTCACATActtcctctccatcactttcttcttcagctgcttCCTCACCACTGCCGTCATCAAGTGTACCATAGTCGTCAaccatttcatcatcatcatcgtcgtcgtcattatcatcatcatcaccatcatcatcatcctcatcatcatctttctcctcttctttcactCCTAATTTAGCACCCTTCTTTCCTTggtcttttcctcccttcttcggctgctgctgctcctcgtcttcctcttcctcccattGTTCATCACTGTCATCCTCACTTTCAGGTTCATCAATTTTGCGCTTCCTCTTTGCTGGTGTCAACCACTTACTATTCTCATCAGTGAATccttttgagaaaaaaaaaaaacagacaataaatacGATGTATTActactttaacaacaacaacagtccaaagacatcatttgaagagacacaaacattttccttattttttctttatatatatatatacactgtataatATCTGTTGCTCCCTTAAAAAGGCCACTAACCTCACCATGGAGACGGTTTTACACACAACAGATTTCAGACTCAAAAAACACCCACAGAACATCACAGCCATGTTTTCTCATTGTTGTAACATCCTTGACTTCTTAGCAGGAGCTGGATAGTAATTATCTGCACTTGTGTATTTAGAAAACATCCACCACAGACACTGATGTGGTTACCTTTCTTGGGCTGTTCCTCAGAAGCATCTTTAGGCTTTTTCAAATTCTGGACTCTTTTTGCAGCTctgtaaaattacaatatgAATGAGCAAGTTGTAAACGGAGTAATattatttcatgtcatgttgtCAGTCGACCTCTTACCTTTTCCTGGATCTACTTGACAAACGCTTTGGTCCTGTTTCCTCTGCAAACAGGAAAGACACACTTTGATCAACAAGCCATAATGACGCAGTCAGCAAGATGAAGTGGTTGTTGTTAAACAGTATGGTATATATTTCCAGAGTGAATGTGCGTCTTTATAAATAGCTGATAATACACAATAATCACCATCATTTATGAACTTGGCCAACTCAGTCTCTGCTCCTTTCTGCTTCCTGGCTTTTTTCCCTGGCCCTCTCTTCACCTTGTTGGTGGGATCCAACTTCCGACCCATGACTCAgagttacacaaacacactgaaaagcAGAGGAAAATTACGTTTCATCTTTTCAAAGCCTGtgcaaaatgtcagtgtttatgaACAGAGATCACTGTTGGTGCGGTCTTTAGACCATGATATGTTGTAAAAGGACTCATTTGCCTAGAAGCAGAAAACTGCATAACTTCATAACAGGGAGGTTTGGGTGAACCACAAAATGTTATATACCTTCACATGTAACATATAAATGTACTGAACTTAAGTAAATTCCACAACCGCCCttaaacagtttatttataGGATCATGTGGTTACGGATGAAAAGTTTCCATTCTTTGGTTAAATCTCAAGGAATCTAATTTAAATTATTGTGATTAGACAACTGTTGTAGCGAATATACAAACTGTCTAACAGCTGTTTTTCTTAACAAAGTAGTTAACCTTTAATAAACTTGTATTGAGAGTCCCATTAGGATATAAGAGCTTCCCTATAATAATtccataaacacaaagacattggTCTTTGATAGAAGACTACAACACTCTTGAGAGTCATTCTGGGAAGCAGAAGTCTCTAAGTAATCAAAGACTGTCAAACAGTGACACTGCCAAAAACTTGAGCATTGTAGATTAAGTCAGTAAAAGGAATCTGGAAACTGATGATTGAGCTCTGGTGGAAACAGGTCTGCAGACCAACTGCATGTCAGAGGCATGTAGCCAGATTTAATCATTTGTAAAACATAAACACTTACAATGGTATCTTATTTCAGTGATAAAGAGCGAAGCCATGCACAATAGAAAACAGTCTCACACATTAATTAttctcattatttttttgtgtacGTTCTACTAGTTTTATGGTTTTCCATATGGATTCAAAATTACATTGCTAGAAACATAGCTAAATGTTAAATTACAAGGTGTTCAAATGCTTTTACACTTACGGTTACAGAGTAATGACAGAATAAGTTGCAATAGCCAGTTACAGAACATTAGTTGACCCAACTCCGCATGTCGTGTTTTCAAGACAAGGCTAAGACCTCGGTTAttaacactgactgactgagtctTTGCTAAATGTGATCAGCAACAATTCTTGACATACTCACCGATTAATCTGTTCCTTTTTGACCCAACGTCTGATTGCACGGTGTAAGATAAAATGTCCACACGTGAACTTTCCTTCAACACGTTGTAGAAGAACATCCGGCGCACATAAGTGACGGAGTGATTGTGGCGAccacgcgcgcgcacacacacaaagacagttgAGACACcgttttaaaatataaaataactaATAGTCAAACTTAATTACATCACCTAAAATGTAGTTAGCTACATTAAAAGGCGCAGAGTAAGCACTTACTAGGCACCCGCTCGTGAACGCGCACTTTTGCCGTGACGAACACATTCTGCGACAGTCCATCTGAAGGCATCATGGCGGCTCCTAATGGGAAGAAGCGTGGTCTTGAACATTTGGACGAATATGAACCAAAACCAGCCAAACACCTCCGCAGCCTGCACGATCGTATGGCAGAGAGGAGACTAGTTGTTATTCTGGAGGGGGCTTCGTTAGAAACAGTGAAGGTAACGCGTCAgggttgtgtttgtgcgttGTTGTGATGCAGCCCCTACCAGCTACAAGTGGAAGTGTCATCAGTAACCATACCTTTTAAATTGGGGCAACTGATACAATAAGTGAATTTATAGCCAATccgttttgcatgttttgtattCCCCAGGTCGGAAAAACCTTTGAGCTGTTAAACTGTGACCAGCACAAAAGTATGATCGTCAAAAGTGGAAGGAATCCGGGACATATAAGACCAGATATCACACATCAGGTAAGGACTCATCTCAGAGTAGTGTATACAACTGCATTCTCCATTTATGTCTGAAATGAGCGatttaatttcaattaattatttgaattaaatCTGACATTTGAGCAGAGATTCAGAGGTTTGGAATGAGGCTTGTCAGCGTCCTCCTGTAACCTCATGGAAGAAACCTAAAATGTAGAACCTGATGGATATATTGGCATTATGGCCGATTTTAGTTTATCACAGATACTCTGGTGTTGGCATATATCAGACTAACATTTGCAAGACATAGCAGTAGTGCACTTGTGTGGTATTATAAAAACTGTGTCACCAGTACATAGTTTgcccaccagagagcactgacacgTTTATTTAATAACACAATTCAAGGGGTCCTCATTAAAAGTTTGTTTATCCTATTTGTTTGTCTTAAAAAATGTCCGTCAttagtgttttaaaaaaaaaaaaactaaactaactacATATAGAAAGCCTCAAAAGGCCAGTGTTGTTTGGCCTTATTTTTCACTGAATAAGTTAAAGGAAGTTAATCTAGCAAAAGTAAACTAATTACATCAAGCATGTCTGAAAATTAATTACAGGTGCATCTGCTTATTATACTGAATcttttatgtctgtgtattgTGTCTACAAGTAAGTATTTTTTCCGTATGTAAAGTTCTTCAAGACATGCCTGTGATAAAGAGCTGTATCTATGACTGTTCTCTTTTTATCAGAGTCTGCTCATGTTGATGGACAGTCCCCTGAACAGGGCAGGCCTGTTGCAGGTTTACatccacacagagaaaaacGCCTTAATAGAGATCAACCCACAGACCCGCATCCCAAGAACCTTCACTCGCTTCTGTGGCCTTATGGGTAAACTGCCATTGTTGAATGCTTTCTGTATATTAACTACATATATGTTGAGTTGATCTTTGTGTAGGCAAAGTACAAATCTCCTgatcattcttcttcttctatcttAGTTCAGCTGCTGCACAAGCTGAGTGTCAGGGCTGCTGATGGTCCTCAGAGGCTTCTAAAGATGATTAAAAACCCAGTGTCTGACCACCTGCCTCCCGGCTGTCCACGCATTGccacctccttctcttctgGAGAGGCTGTCTGCCCCCGGTCCTTGGTGCCAGAGGGACCAGCTGCAGTGGTGATTGGAGCATTTGCACATGGAGCGGTGAGAAATGGCTCTAGATGTTGGCTGATTCACGGCTTTAAGCGTCAAATATCTGACTTAtctctttgtcttcatcaggTGAATGTGGACTACACAGAGAAGACTGTGTCCATCAGTAACTACCCGCTCTCTGCAGCACTGACCTGTGCCAAGATGTGCTCTGCCTTCGAGGAAGTGTGGGGTGTCCTGTGACAAACAGTCAGTGAACTACTGATGGTGACCAGGCAGAGACCGTAGAGTACATGGACATGTTTTAATGGACTAGGAATGGATATAACAGAAACGTTGGGCCCAAAGTCCATTTCACCAGTGATGCCGTGTGGACTACAGACATGTTCCCTGTTATACACTGCATGTGTATACTTGTATGATGGTGTTTGGCCACCATGTGGAATATACCCAGTGTTCCCTTTTCATGTAGAAGCATGACTACTATTTTATACCATTATCAACTGCACCAATTACTGAGTTTTGGATTATCAGTCATTACAgttacaataaaatatatgattAAATAATGAGTGATTTTGTTTCATATAGACTGAGAAAAGCTCACAGAAGGAAATGAGATGCACAGTGGAGACAAAATATTACAAGATAAGCTCATGGATTTCCCTGAGAACATGGAACATAAgggtaaaatgaaaatacatttttaacacagCTGATAAATACATCAAATTAATACAAACAATTTCAGGATGGTAGAATTTTGAGTTTATTTCTGTTCACCATGAGTTACTCTAAATGCTGATTTTAATGGTAGTAAGCTCTTCTCCTGGCAACCCGCCGTTGCCGTTTTGTTTTAGGAAGCGTCTGTCTTGGTGGCTGTCTTTTCCTGGAAGATTTATACGCATGTCTGTTTTGCTTTGGTCGACGTGTCCAAGCCCTTTGAGCCTTCCTTGGTGCCTTTCGAACCCATGCAGCTCGGTTTGTTGCAGATCTGCCTTTCTTCCCTCCTGGCTTTGGCGACTTTCTTCTTGCTTTTGGTGTCTTCCTTCTTGGTTTGTGGGATTTGGCTGCTGCTCTGCGAGTCTCGCCTGCTAGTTTGTGTGACTTGCCTTTTGGTTTGGGAGTCTTTCTGGCTTGTCTCTGTGACTTTTCTGCTCCTTTGGGGGATTTGCTGGCTGTTTTGCTCTGCTTCAGATCTCCTTTTGGTTTTGGGGATTTCACACTGCTTGTCCTTACTcgctttgtgtctgtctgtttctgatttttCTAGAAAATAAAGGATTGAAAATTACAGGTAATTTTGGATCATTGTTGACAAGAAAAAACCTGTTGTCTCTCACTTTTACATTGAAATGTAAAGGTCAAGTGAACACTGCATCACATGAGGAAGAAAATTGCTGCTGCTCTTAATGGCTTGAAATTTAAGTTCCACTTTTGGCCTCATACCAATAAACTATATGTCGAACATGTACAGAGCAATTTTCTGCCCTACTGTTTGTCATCCAGTGTTGTATAAATTTACAGGAAAATATGTTACCAAATGATGTAGGCAAAAGTTATTTTACCTTATTGTTGAGTCTGAATGATACATTTCTTGTAGTTCGTACAAGTGTGTCATTGTTAACCAGCCTGTTGGTCACCATGTTCACCCGTCTGCTGTTTTTAGTGACATCGTAGCCTCCAGCAGCCAGCGTCTGCTTGAGCTCTGCCATAGAGATGCCACCTCTGTGTTTGCACTGGGAAACGACACTGAGGATGAGCTCAGAGACGGGAGGTGAGGT harbors:
- the emg1 gene encoding ribosomal RNA small subunit methyltransferase NEP1, with product MAAPNGKKRGLEHLDEYEPKPAKHLRSLHDRMAERRLVVILEGASLETVKVGKTFELLNCDQHKSMIVKSGRNPGHIRPDITHQSLLMLMDSPLNRAGLLQVYIHTEKNALIEINPQTRIPRTFTRFCGLMVQLLHKLSVRAADGPQRLLKMIKNPVSDHLPPGCPRIATSFSSGEAVCPRSLVPEGPAAVVIGAFAHGAVNVDYTEKTVSISNYPLSAALTCAKMCSAFEEVWGVL
- the nop2 gene encoding 28S rRNA (cytosine(4447)-C(5))-methyltransferase; amino-acid sequence: MGRKLDPTNKVKRGPGKKARKQKGAETELAKFINDEETGPKRLSSRSRKRAAKRVQNLKKPKDASEEQPKKGFTDENSKWLTPAKRKRKIDEPESEDDSDEQWEEEEDEEQQQPKKGGKDQGKKGAKLGVKEEEKDDDEDDDDGDDDDNDDDDDDDEMVDDYGTLDDGSGEEAAEEESDGEELLPIERAAKKAKKLKETMGLGSDEDDDDDEEDDGDDDDENDDEDEKKSDADMDEEDTVQTNIDEMDQFRLPGAEESAKEGVLPLDLKTIHQRIKDNIDVLCNFSTKREEGKERAEYISLLKKDLCTYYSYNVFLIEKLMDLFPLSELVDFLEANEIQRPVTIRTNTLKTRRRDLAQALINRGVNLDPLGKWSKVGLVIYDSSVPVGATPEYLSGQYMLQGASSFLPVMALSPQEGELVLDMSSAPGGKTTYIAQLMRNTGVIVANDANAERLKSVVGNIHRLGVTNTVVCNYDGRQFPKVMGGFDRVLLDAPCSGTGVIAKDPAVKTSKDEADILRSAHLQKELILSAIDSVNAESPTGGYLVYCTCSIMVEENEWVVDYALKKRNVKLVPTGHDFGKEGFTRFKERRFHPSLRLSRRFYPHSHNMDGFFVAKLKKFSNVIPTAPAGKEEENADAPEATVVTDSPKEKPSKSDKTKKIVPGKAGGLKKKTQANGTAAKKTSKGKQDLPAGPKKAKVAKMDGETVKGAKANKPTVKTADETKASKADKKEGSRFEKKQGKNRKTPVMSKNRIGKNKFKKLKHMLEKQDQE